A genomic window from Colletotrichum destructivum chromosome 7, complete sequence includes:
- a CDS encoding Putative S-adenosyl-L-methionine-dependent methyltransferase superfamily, giving the protein MATTSTGSNLGNPGGSRPASPPRDSAVVPASAPPTASGSGTEQIPATASGTEAATASTDQATNPGPDAAAAAAGIPALAEETPVGDTLEAGGTDDDDEFTPSVFDEGSIADDRTDSTSLNSSVYEHSFRNGRRYHKFRHGRYPIPNDETEQNREDMLHAMMLEVTDGRLYFAPIGDSPQKIIDLGTGTGIWAIEMGDLFPSAEIHGLDLSPIQPVWVPPNVKFLVDDVEDTWLNGRNFDFVHLRNMVPVLKSPVNLLRNAYEHMKPGGWVELQDVDGQVHCDDGTMPPDWPLVRFTDHLVEAFAKFGTNSHAAVFGRQYLEQAGFVNIQHHTVKLPYGTWPRDKTMRLVGMYYRTACEDFFPAVGAIHFEMLGWSKIEMEVLFAQCRNAMRDPNVHAYGKMHFWSGQKPV; this is encoded by the exons ATGGCGACAACAAGCACGGGTAGTAACCTCGGCAATCCCGGCGGGAGTCGTCCTGCCAGCCCGCCCCGCGACAGCGCTGTCG TCCCAGCGTCtgcaccgccgacggccagcgGTTCCGGCACCGAGCAGATACCCGCCACGGCATCCGGCACAGaagcggcgacggcatcgaccGACCAAGCTACCAACCCGGGCCCagacgccgcggcggcggccgcgggcaTCCCCGctctcgccgaggagacgcCCGTGGGAGacaccctcgaggccggcggcactgatgatgacgacgagttCACGCCGAGCGTCTTCGACGAGGGCTCGATCGCCGACGATCGGACCGATTCGACGTCGCTCAACTCGAGCGTATACGAGCACAGCTTCCGGAACGGCCGGCGCTACCACAAGTTCCGCCACGGGCGGTACCCGATCCCCAACGACGAGACGGAGCAGAACCGCGAGGACATGCTGCACGCCATGATGCTCGAGGTCACGGACGGGCGGCTGTACTTCGCGCCCATTGGCGACAGCCCGCAGAAGATCATCGACCTCGGTACCGGGACTGGCATCTGGGCCATTGAGA TGGGCGACTTGTTTCCCAGCGCCGAGATCCATGGGCTCGACCTGAGTCCCATCCAGCCCGTATGGGTGCCGccgaacgtcaagttcctcgtcgacgacgtagaAGACACCTGGCTGAACGGCAGGAACTTTGACTTTGTACACCTCCGCAACATGGTCCCGGTGCTCAAATCGCCCGTCAACCTGTTGCGGAACGCATATGA ACACATGAAGCCCGGCGGTTGGGTCGAGCTGCAGGACGTCGACGGACAGGTCCACTGCGACGACGGGACCATGCCGCCCGACTGGCCCCTCGTCCGCTTCACCGaccacctcgtcgaggcgttCGCCAAGTTCGGCACAAactcccacgccgccgtgTTCGGGCGGCAGTACCTGGAGCaggccggcttcgtcaaCATCCAGCACCACACGGTCAAGCTGCCCTACGGGACGTGGCCCAGGGATAA aaCGATGCGGCTGGTCGGCATGTACTACCGCACGGCGTGCGAGGACTTCTtccccgccgtcggcgcgATCCACTTTGAGATGCTGGGGTGGAGCAAGATCGAGATGGAGGTTCTCTTCGCGCAGTGCCGCAACGCGATGAGGGACCCCAACGTCCACGCGTACGGCAAGATGCACTTCTGGAGCGGACAGAAGCCTGTTTGA